One Pseudoalteromonas sp. UG3-2 DNA window includes the following coding sequences:
- a CDS encoding 1-acylglycerol-3-phosphate O-acyltransferase, giving the protein MIAVIRIILLTLFIVVSATMGLLLCIVRPFHPNNVHIISRWYGSMSRLIGVELVITQHPDTLELAPVMYVANHQNNYDLFTLPAVVPKNTVSMGKKSLKWIPFFGQMYWLSGNILIDRGNRSKAMDTLSRSAKKIIETQLSVWMFPEGTRSYGRGLLPFKTGAFHTAMNAKVPVVPVCMSSTHNKIKLNRWNNGKVYIDIMAPEYLDADLPAREHAARIHAKMADRIAQLDATARDE; this is encoded by the coding sequence TTGATTGCGGTCATTCGAATCATTTTATTAACCCTATTTATCGTGGTTAGCGCCACCATGGGGTTATTGTTATGCATTGTGCGCCCATTTCACCCTAATAATGTTCATATTATTTCAAGGTGGTATGGCTCAATGTCGCGACTTATAGGCGTCGAGTTGGTCATTACTCAGCACCCAGACACGCTCGAGTTAGCACCGGTAATGTACGTTGCCAATCACCAGAATAATTATGACCTATTTACTTTACCGGCCGTCGTACCAAAGAATACGGTGAGCATGGGTAAAAAGAGCTTAAAGTGGATCCCATTTTTTGGTCAAATGTATTGGCTTTCTGGCAATATTCTTATCGACCGAGGTAATCGCAGCAAAGCTATGGATACCCTAAGTCGTTCTGCCAAAAAAATCATTGAGACGCAGCTGTCTGTGTGGATGTTCCCTGAAGGCACGCGCAGCTATGGTCGTGGGCTACTGCCATTTAAAACCGGCGCATTTCATACGGCCATGAATGCCAAAGTGCCTGTGGTACCGGTTTGTATGAGCTCAACTCATAATAAAATTAAACTTAACCGTTGGAATAACGGTAAGGTGTATATTGATATCATGGCGCCAGAATATTTGGATGCGGATTTACCTGCAAGAGAACATGCAGCGCGGATCCATGCTAAAATGGCAGACAGAATAGCGCAATTAGATGCAACAGCGAGAGATGAATAA
- the rraB gene encoding ribonuclease E inhibitor RraB produces the protein MEDWREISEDIVSSLLEDGSNPETLYEVEHHFVSEDFEKLEAAALAAFKLGYDVEEPAELELEDGEKIWGFDVVVEAELDTDVIMEDVVKLEQVATDAGIEYDGWGTYFQE, from the coding sequence ATGGAAGACTGGCGTGAAATAAGCGAAGACATTGTCTCTTCATTACTGGAAGATGGTTCTAACCCAGAAACCCTCTATGAAGTAGAACACCACTTTGTTAGCGAAGATTTTGAAAAGCTTGAAGCGGCTGCCTTAGCTGCCTTCAAACTAGGCTACGATGTTGAAGAGCCTGCAGAACTAGAGCTTGAAGACGGTGAGAAGATCTGGGGCTTTGATGTTGTGGTTGAAGCTGAGCTTGATACCGATGTCATCATGGAGGATGTGGTCAAGTTGGAACAAGTAGCCACTGATGCTGGAATTGAATACGACGGCTGGGGCACTTACTTTCAAGAGTAA